A portion of the Thermothelomyces thermophilus ATCC 42464 chromosome 5, complete sequence genome contains these proteins:
- a CDS encoding glycoside hydrolase family 18 protein (CAZy_ID 268071), with protein MAALRLFWLLLCFFSLSMAVKSKPKRDLRCLMYFTGQHPVAPPVEKLRHVTHVAVAFMSPGLFNEPGRTEWPLFTTVDDVRAKFPEKTKVLVAIGGWGDTIGFSVAALNDETRKTFAENVASMVAATGADGVDIDWEYPGGNGEDYKKVPNSAKAWEIGAYPLLFAELRAALGPHKIVSAAVPGLKRDMLAFTRETVPRIMRHVDFLNVMTYDLMNRRDVVTKHHTGVELSLEAVDAYVSAGAAPQRLNLGFAFYTRYFKTEHDACALASPIGCPTLLLEDPETGEDLGRSGAFSWHDSVPDEVAESFARALDHGVYDEEGGGYYYWDAMEDFWWTFDTPDAIERKFPRILGKRRLGGVFAWGIGEDAPLFKHFAALNDELERYLEGKDEL; from the exons ATGGCAGCATTGCGGCTGTTCTGGTTACTACTCTGCTTCTTCTCACTTAGCATGGCCGTCAAGTCGAAGCCGAAGCGGGACCTGCGATGCCTCATGTATTTTACCGG TCAGCACCCAGTGGCACCCCCCGTTGAGAAGCTCCGACATGTAACGCACGTCGCCGTGGCTTTCATGAGCCCTGGTCTCTTCAACGAGCCCGGACGGACCGAGTGGCCATTGTTCACCACCGTCGATGACGTCCGGGCCAAGTTCCCGGAGAAGACCAAGGTTTTGGTGGCCATTGGTGGCTGGGGAGACACGATCGGCTTCTCCGTCGCTGCTCTGAATGACGAAACGCGAAAGACGTTTGCCGAGAATGTGGCCAGCATGGTCGCAGCCACGGGTGCGGATGGGGTTGACATTGACTGGGAATATCCGGG GGGTAACGGCGAGGATTACAAGAAGGTGCCTAATTCAGCCAAGGCCTGGGAGATTGGTGCCTACCCTCTCCTTTTCGCAGAGCTGCGCGCCGCCCTCGGGCCTCACAAGATCGTCTCGGCCGCGGTGCCCGGCCTGAAGCGGGACATGCTTGCCTTCACCCGCGAGACGGTGCCCCGAATCATGCGCCATGTGGACTTCTTGAATGTCATGACGTACGATCTCATGAACCGCCGCGACGTGGTGACCAAGCACCACACCGGGGTGGAGCTGAGCCTCGAGGCCGTCGACGCCTACGTCTCTGCCGGCGCTGCGCCCCAGAGACTCAATTTGGGGTTTGCCTTTTATACCAGGTACTTCAAGACGGAACACGACGCCTGCGCGCTCGCCTCGCCGATAGGCTGCCCGACGTTGCTGCTCGAAGACCCGGAGACGGGCGAAGATCTCGGCCGCAGCGGGGCGTTCTCGTGGCACGATTCGGTGCCGGATGAAGTGGCCGAGTCATTTGCGCGGGCGCTGGATCACGGCGTCTACGACGAGGAGGGGGGCGGATACTACTATTGGGATGCCATGGAGGATTTCTGGTGGACGTTTGACACGCCCGACGCCATCGAGCGCAAGTTTCCTCGGATACTAGGTAAGCGGCGGTTGGGAGGAGTCTTTGCTTGGGGAATCGGCGAAGACGCACCTCTGTTCAAACACTTTGCAGCACTCAATGACGAGTTGGAGAGATACCTGGAAGGCAAGGACGAGCTGTGA